DNA from Pseudomonas mendocina:
GCGGCGGCATACGATAGGCAATCAGCGGCATGCCGCCGATCTTGACGATGGGCAAGTAGGCGAAGGCCAGACCAGACGCCAGGCCGAAGGCCATCGGCTCGCTCATCGGCAAACCGGCATGGGTGAGTAGGCTGGCCATGACGCCACTTTCGCAGTGGGCGCTCTGGCGGTGCTGGAACGCGGTCATGGCAACTCTCTCTGGTAGCGACGCAACTCGTCGACGGTCAGGCCGAAGGCTTCGGCGTAGCGCGCCAGCACGGAGGCGCTCAGGCGGCGATAGATTTCCGGGCGAAAGTGCCGGCGTACCCGCCACTGCCACAGGCCGGTGATCTGCGACAGCGCCGGCTCGTCCATGCGGTAGCGGTACATCAGGCACTTGAGCGGCGACAGCTCGCCACGCTGCCAGAGTGCCAGGGCCTCGGCTTCCTGTTCCTCCAACTCGGCGACGGCCAGTTGCGTAGCGTAGGACTCAGGATCCCAGCCGACGCTCTGCGCGCCCTGGTAGTGACCGCTTTCATCGACCGCGTAAAGCAGCTTGCTGTGCCCGCCATAGGCGGAGCCGGGATCCTGCGGGACTTCGTCAAGCTTCATCGCCAACCACCGTCAGGTGCATGAACGCACTGGAAAAGCGCCCGCTTTCGGGCACGTAGCAGAGCAACCTCTGGCCGCTGCGCAGGCGCCCGCCATTGAACAGCTCTTCGAGGATGATGAAGATCGACGCCGCGCCGGTGTTGCCCTTGCTGGTCAGGTTGGTGAACCAGCGTTCCATTGGGATCGGCAGATCGACATTGGCTAGGCCCACGGCCAGCGGCTCGCGGAAGAACTCCGAGGAATAGTGCGGCAGGAACCAGTCGATATCCGCCACGCGCAACTCACGGCGCGCCATGATGCGCTTGAGCGCCTCTTCCACGGTGAACTTGACGATGTTCTCGTTGAGCAGTTTGACGTTCTGCTTGATCGCCATCACCGACTGCTTGGCACGCTCGTCGGCGTCGTAACGGCTCCAGCCACGCAGGGCATCGTCCTGCATGTCGGCACCGGCATACATGCAGGGCGGCATCTGATCGGCGAAGGAGTAGATATCCAGCCAATCGATGCGCAGGCTCAGGCCGTTCGAATTCGGGCGATCCTGCAACAACACCGCACCAGCACCATCGGAAAGCATCCAGCGCAGGAAATCCTTCTCGAAAGCGATCTCCGGGTGCTTTTCCAGCTCATCGACACGGCTCTCGTACTCGGCGTTGAAGTTGCGCGCCTGCATCAACGTCGAAGCGACCTCAGAGCCACAGGCCACGGCATGGCGACTCTCGCCACTGGCGACGCTCATCCAGGCATATTTCAGCGCCGTCATTCCGCACAGGCAGATGCCGGCGGTGGTCGCCACCTCGCAGGACGGATTACCCAACTCGCCATGCACCATCACGGCATGGCCCGGCATCACCTGATCCGGCGACGATGTGCTGGCCACCAGACAGTCGAGCTGGCTCAGCGCGAAGCCGTCGCCCTGCAGGCCGCGAATGGCCTCGGCGCTGAGCTGGGCGTTGCTCATGCTCGGCTCGCCGGTGCGCGGGTCGATCACGTAGTGACGCTGCACGATGCCATTGCGGCGCAGCACCAGCTTGCGTGCACGCGACGGTTTGCCGCCGACCATGCCCAGGCGCGCTTCCATCTGCTCGTTGTCCACGGGCTCGTGCGGCAGGCAGGCGCTGATCCGGTTGATGAATACAGGGGTTACCACGGTCTTACCTCGGGTCACTTCACTCGCCGGACGGGCCGGCAAAGTAGGCCTTCTCTCGCTGGATACGCGCCTTGAACAGCGGCGCCAGCAATTTTTTCAATAGCGCGGTGATCGGCACCACGGTCAGGATCAGGCAAATCAGGAATACGATGTACAGCACCAGCCCGGCGCCACGTCGGCGGCTCTGTTGCGGGCCGAGCGCAGACAGCAGGCGGCTCCACAGGGTGAAGCTGCGATTGCCGACCTTCTCGCTGGCGATCAGTTTTTCATCCACTTTCACGGCGCCCAAGCCAGCGAGCATCGGTGTCTCGATGGGCTGTTGGTCAGCGAGCAGCCGGCGCGCCATAGCGTCGCCGAAACGGCTGGCAGCCGCCAATTCCCGCTCGTCGATGCCGGCGCGTGGTACCCAGCTATAGGGCTTCTGCCGGCCGGTGAACATCCACAGCGGCGTGGCCAGGAAACTCGCGGCCGTGCCGCAGGCATCGGTCAGCACGACGTTGTCCACCAGCTTCGCGCCCAACGCCTGCAGACGCGCCTTGACCTTCTCCTGGGCCATCAGCCACATGTTGCGGCAACCGATCAGCGTGACCACCGGTGTGTCCTTGAGCAGACTAGCGGCTTCGGGCGAGGCGAGAAAGCTGGTGCAGGGCAGCGAGGGCGAGAGGAACCAGACCTGATAGGCCAGGATTACCAGGTCGTAGCGCTTGTCGGCATCCACGGCCAGCGGCCGCAAGGGCTGCGGCTTCATCAGCACGGTTTCCGGAAAGATGCGAAAGAAGCCGAGAAAGGGCCAGGGAAAGGGGAAAGGCTGGGCAGGTTGCAGCGCCAGGAAATCCACTTCGATGCCGTCGCACTCGCGCAGGGGCGCACAGACCGATTGCGCCAAGCGGTCTAATTGGCCAGTCTGTGAGAAGTGGACGACTAAAACATGACGCATTCGCGGCGCATTCCCTGCAAAATGTGCAAATTATGCCACAGAGACTTCTTCAAACCGTAACCCGCCTGTGCCAACTTTGCCTATTGGTTCCGCTACTCGCTTGCCAGTCGATCCAGGCAGGCGACCTGCTGATCAGGGTAGAAGGCAAGCAGGATCAGGCAAATCTGTACCTGGCACTGGTACCTGCCGACCAGCAGGACTGGCAGCCCAGCCTGCACGAACTGCAGGGTACGCAAACACCACTGCGCCTGAGCGATCTGCCGCCCGGTCGCTATGCCGTACAGGTGTTCCAGGACAGCAACGGTAACGGCCAGCTGGATCTCAGCCCGCGTGGCATCCCGCTGGAGCCGGTCGGCTTCTCCGGCAATCCGTCGCTCTTCGGCGGCAAACCCAAACCCAGCGACAGCCTGTTCGAGCATGGCACGGCGGACAGCGTGATCAGTGTGCGCCTGATTGCACCGCGCAAGAACAAGGAACGCCTAGCCCCCGTTGCACCACGCGCCGGGGATCGCTAGCGGCCAGGCGGAAAGGCCTGGCCACCCGGCTGCGGCTTACTGGTGATACTGCGCGGACAGCTCGTGCACGGCCTCGAAGAAGGCGCCAGCATGAGCCGGGTCGACTTCCGGGGTGATGCCATGGCCAAGGTTGAACACATGGCCGCTGCCAGCACCGTAGGCGGCCAGGATGCGCGCCACCTCCGCACGAATTGCCGCCGGCTTGGCGTAAAGCACCGCCGGATCCATGTTGCCCTGCAGGGCGACCTTGGCACCGACACGGGCGCGAGCGCTGCCGATGTCGCACGTCCAGTCCAGGCCCAGTGCTTCGGCGCCGGTGTCGGCCAGGGATTCGAGCCACAGGCCACCGCCCTTGGTGAACAGGATCACCGGCACACGACGACCATCGTGCTCGCGGATCAGACCGTCGACGATCTTCTTCATGTAGGCCAGGGAGAATTCCTGATAGGCCGCCGCCGACAGCGCGCCGCCCCAGGAATCGAAGATCTGTACCGCCTGCGCACCGGCCAGGATCTGCCCGTTGAGGTAGGCAGTGACCGACTGCGCCAGCTTGTCGAGCAGCGCGTGCAGGGCTTGCGGGTTGTCGTAGAGCATGGCCTTGGTCTTGCGGAAGTCCTTCGACGAGCCGCCTTCGACCATATAGGTGGCCAGCGTCCATGGGCTGCCGGAGAAGCCGATCAGCGGTACGCGGCCATTGAGTTCACGGCGAATGGTACGCACGGCGTCCATCACATAGCCCAGATCCTTCTCCGGATCCGGCACCGGTAGCGCCTCGATGTCGGCCAGGCTGCTGACCACTTTCTTGAAACGCGGGCCTT
Protein-coding regions in this window:
- a CDS encoding beta-ketoacyl-ACP synthase III; translation: MVTPVFINRISACLPHEPVDNEQMEARLGMVGGKPSRARKLVLRRNGIVQRHYVIDPRTGEPSMSNAQLSAEAIRGLQGDGFALSQLDCLVASTSSPDQVMPGHAVMVHGELGNPSCEVATTAGICLCGMTALKYAWMSVASGESRHAVACGSEVASTLMQARNFNAEYESRVDELEKHPEIAFEKDFLRWMLSDGAGAVLLQDRPNSNGLSLRIDWLDIYSFADQMPPCMYAGADMQDDALRGWSRYDADERAKQSVMAIKQNVKLLNENIVKFTVEEALKRIMARRELRVADIDWFLPHYSSEFFREPLAVGLANVDLPIPMERWFTNLTSKGNTGAASIFIILEELFNGGRLRSGQRLLCYVPESGRFSSAFMHLTVVGDEA
- a CDS encoding DUF2141 domain-containing protein is translated as MPQRLLQTVTRLCQLCLLVPLLACQSIQAGDLLIRVEGKQDQANLYLALVPADQQDWQPSLHELQGTQTPLRLSDLPPGRYAVQVFQDSNGNGQLDLSPRGIPLEPVGFSGNPSLFGGKPKPSDSLFEHGTADSVISVRLIAPRKNKERLAPVAPRAGDR
- the hemE gene encoding uroporphyrinogen decarboxylase; amino-acid sequence: MTALKNDRFLRALLKQPVDVTPIWMMRQAGRYLPEYRATRAKAGDFVSLMKNPELACEVTIQPLDRYPQLDAAILFSDILTIPDAMGQGLYFETGEGPRFKKVVSSLADIEALPVPDPEKDLGYVMDAVRTIRRELNGRVPLIGFSGSPWTLATYMVEGGSSKDFRKTKAMLYDNPQALHALLDKLAQSVTAYLNGQILAGAQAVQIFDSWGGALSAAAYQEFSLAYMKKIVDGLIREHDGRRVPVILFTKGGGLWLESLADTGAEALGLDWTCDIGSARARVGAKVALQGNMDPAVLYAKPAAIRAEVARILAAYGAGSGHVFNLGHGITPEVDPAHAGAFFEAVHELSAQYHQ